The Oncorhynchus masou masou isolate Uvic2021 chromosome 25, UVic_Omas_1.1, whole genome shotgun sequence DNA window gtctaatcaatttgatgttattttaatggacaatttgatgttatttgaatgtgcttttctttcaaaaacaaggacgtttctaagtgacgccaaaacttttgaacggtagtgtatagtTATTTGATAATATAAGTTGTGCTCCGATTTTTGGTTGTTGCAGATGCTGCTGAGCGCAGTGGCTAAACACGGGGCGGGGAAGTGGTGGAAGATCCGTCAGGATGTGCCTGGCAGAAATGATGGCCAGTGTCGGGACAGGTGAGGACTAATATGGACTGATCGATAGAGCTAATACATTGACCAAACTCTCACCACATTCCCTGACCATTTCCCTGTTGGCCAACCCATTTTAGTTAATTCAAACTTAAAAAGTGTTAGAACATACTGTCACTGACAAACTCTGTTTTACCCTGTAGGTACGTGGACGTCCTGGTTGGGAACGTGAAGAAGGGGCCCTTTGACGAGAAGGAAAAGGCACAGCTCAAACGATTGGTGGAGAAATATGGACGTAGGAACTGTTATATAAAGCTGTCTCGCACAGAAACTATATCAAAATAATCCATCGTCTTTCTTGATATTAATCGTCTAACGGTTCATTTTGTCCTTTTTTATAGGTAAATGGTCTAAGATAGCTGCCGAGATTCCCAACAGAATTGACTGCCAGGTCCTTCATCAGTGGAGGAGAATGACCGGGTACAAGGTCAGTGTTGACTATGTAGCGTTCACGTCTCTCTCAACTCAATCTGTGACACTGGACACAGTTAATTCTTCTCTTTGTTTTTGTAAACAGCCCAGACAGAGGGACAATAGTAAAAGAGCATTGCAGCGAAGGAGAAAGATCGCGGCTGTGAGGAGCATCAAGAGTAAGCTGATGAGGCTAGACGATGATGAGCACTCAAGCTCCGATGAGGAGGAGAACGTCGAGATTGAGTTTATGGACAGTGACGACGAGAAGAAACAGACGTTCATTGAACCGCACTGGTCTGATCAGGAAAGTGACATTATCAAAGACTACACCCAACCAGACATGGAGCAATGGATCCCCGTGCTAGAGAAGGAGTTTGAAGGGCTGGGGAAGGTGAGGAGCATGATGGTTGAACGGCCCAGCAAGAACACAACGCAAGAGCAGGCAACGACGGACAGCCAGGATGCGGCACGCAAGGTCATAGTGGTACGTTCCACTATCCTGGACCGCTTCGGCAAGCCTGCTGCCACTGTCATCGGACAAAACCCCCCAATCCTAGCAAAGAAGGTACCGGCATTTATTTATTTCCCTTATGCACATTTTCAACACCTGTCCCTATTGTCATTTTGTTCCTAAATAGCACTCATCATAACGCATACTGTGGACCTGCATCGGTAACCATAAATATTTACTTAATCAGTGTATCACAGAAAAGGATCATTAAGCGAGGCAGTTAACTTTAATCAGCGGTTTGGAGTGTGGCGTCAATTACACAGTGCTCATTTTGAAGTGGGTGTCACTGTTTATGACCTCCTGAAATAAGATGATGATTTTAGAATATGTTGGAAAGTTAGCAAGCTAACCCATTGAGCCGGCTTTGTGACATAAAGTAGCATGTGACATTCTCTGTATGTGTTCCTTCTAAAGGATTACAACAGTGACCTGGCCATGCTGAAGGTGTGCTACGGAGAGGTGAGAAACCTGATCGCTTGGAAGAAAACCAATGCCAGAAAACACGTAAGTCGCCAGGTGACACTCTCCTTGTGTTGAAACAGGTGTTTCAATTGCTTTAAAACAAATCCAAAACAAAGTTGTTTCCAGTGGGtacatttttattaatttgtctGTATACATTATAATAAAAATATgttgcattattattatttatttattattattattattacaatccATCAATGCATCTGACCGTTTCATACAAATACGTAGATATAAACTGTTGAATCAAGGTTAGAAGGGAGTGAACAAaatatgttgtcatagttgtgtgcTCAACGCTTTAGTTGCATGGCCCATCCAGCTCTATCTATGACACATATTGAGCTTTTTTTATACAGAGGTCTTCTCCTTGTGAAGTCTGTGATTACAGGTCTTCTGTTTTCTGTCCCATGCATTTGTCTCTGCAGAAAAACAGTGGGCCTATCAGTGGTGACCAGGGGACAGCCCACAAGTCCTCAAGACAAAAGGAGTCCTCTGCCAACAGTGAAACCTGCGTCACTCTCAACTATTCCCTTCAGTTGGCAGTCACTCCCTGGGTGGGCAATGTGCTTATGCCCCCACCACCCTCTTCAAACAAGCGCCGTGAAGGTACTTTACAAGATGTCAAGGCAATAAGTCACAACTCCTCTCTCACTTGTAGAAAACGACAATTTGCATTTTCGTGGTTTCATAATGGTTCTTTCAGGACTGAACCGATGACTTGATCCTATGATctcttgttgtttttttttagcgGACATGGtgcgagagagagcagagagcattGGACTCACCAATAGCCCAGTGTTCTTGTTCTTTCTGCAGGTAGGGAATGAACCCACAAATATAACACTTTCTATGAATGTCCACAATTATTTCATATTATGCCAGTCAGGTTTTACTTAAGGATGCAAGCTCCTAGGCCAGCGTTTCCCAAACCAGTGGTCGAGATTGCCTGATTTGAAAATagatataaataaaataataaataaataaaattgtgcTTGGTTCATATTATGACCCCAACACTGAAAGACTTTCAGGAACAcattcactgagtgtacaaaacattaaggacacctgctctatCCATGCTATAGACTGACTGTGGAAACTGATCCCTTatagatgtcacttgttaaatccacttcaatcagtgtagatgaaggagcgAAGATgggttaaagaaagatttttaatCCTTGAAACAATTgttgacatggattgtgtatgtgcgccattcagagggtgaatgggcaagacaaaatatgtaagtgcctttgaacgaggtatgttagtagatgccaggcacaccggtttgtgtcaagaactgcaacgctgctgtttttTCTTTaccctcaacagtttcctgtgtgcatcaagaatggtccaccactcaaaggacatccagccaacttgacacaactgtgggaagcattgtagtaaacatgggccagcatccctgtggaacgctttcgacaccttgtagagtccatgccccgacaaattgaggctgttctgagggcaaaagggagggggggggggtgcaattcAAATATTAGGACGGTGTCCTTAGTGTtttttgtacacagtgtatattTACCCACAAGCCAAGCAGGACTCATTAGGACAGAGTGAACAGACCAGGCACTAACTCGGACTGGGGGGAAAAATAACATAAATTATGTTCTTTTCTACACAAAAGATCATTATAAATTCTTGCCTGATGATCGTCTGTAATTCCCAATACCTTTCTGATGTATTTCAGTCATTTAAACCATACTACCTTCGTATTGAAATACTGTACTGTCAAAAGTAGTGTCAGACTGATTTGTAATAGACTGAATAGAATTAAAAAGTAAACTTTCGCTGTTGATTACATTCActtttttatattcaaatggTGTCGTGGGCCAAAAAGGTTTGCGAACCCCTGATGTAGGCCTATGCAGATATTCTGGCCAGTATAGTAACATACACTAACGTTCAACAGTTTGGCGttgcttagaaatgtccttgtttttgagaaagacgcctcacaagtcttcagcttcattaaatagtacccgcaaaacaccagtctcaacggcAACAGTGAAGCGgctactccgggatgctggccttctaccaacacatcctccgagggcaacttctcccaaccatccaggaacagtttttggtgacgaacaatgccttttccagcatgatggagcaccttgccataaggaaaaGTGATAACCAAGTGTttctcggggaacaaaacatctattttgggtccatggccaggacactccccagaccttaatcccattaagaatttgtggtcaatcctcaagaggcgggtggacaaacagaAACCCACAAagtctgacaaactccaagcatttattatgcaagaatgggctgccatcagtcataatgtggcccagaagttaattgacagcatgccaggagCGGATTGCAGATGTCTTGAAAAAAAAgcgtcaacactgcaaatattgactctttgcatcaattGATGCAATTGTCAATAAAAACCTTTGACActttgaaatgcttgtaattatactccagtattccatagtaacatttgacaaaaatatctaaagacaactgaagcagcaaactttgtggaaattaatatttgtgtcattctcaaaacattttgCCATGTTTTTTCTTCTCAAAAAcgaggacatttctatgtgaccccaaacttttgaaagattgaacacttttttttctttattGGCATATCAAGAGAAAATGACTAGTTATTATGGTACACAATTAATGCGTCATAACATCAGCCCAGAATTTCTGAAAAAGGTTAACTGATTATAATACCATATTTTGAAGCCGTTGTCAGCGATCCTGATAGTATGACCAATATATAATGCATTGCTCATTTTCTAATGTTGTGATCTGAAACAGGTCCTCCGTTTAGATGCAGAAGGCTGTAAGCAGATCATTAAAATGCGTAACAACCAAGTGAGTATAATTTACTACACTATAAACAAAAGGTTCTCGTACTTTACAACCTTCATACGgttttacatttttgcatctaaAGTCATTTCTACTTATAATCAATTTGAACAGTGCTTATTGTAACAATTGTGACGTCAATTTATCTGTTTCAGGCTGTACACCTGGGAAATATATCTTGGGAAGCGAAACAGGGTAACATTATATTTGTATATGGCCTTGAATATGTCATACCCTGTGAAAGTGACGGTCACTTCCGCTGTACTTCCGTATCGTTTACCATGCTGTTTTGAATTGGCTTCGTGATTGTGTAATGAAATTCATGTTAACAATGTCAGTTATAAaatgctgtgtgtttgtagaggaACATACTTCTACAAGATGCCTTTTATGAAGACCAGTGCGCTACGTCTTTGGGCATTGAAGAACATTTGAAAAATTGTTTTTAAACGTTTAAAAACTACAGTGCTTAGGGGCAGTCACTTCCTGGTTACTTTCAGTGTATTTATACCACCCAAAATAACTTATACATTAGCTAAGAGACTCAGTACTCAGATCAGTGATGGTCAACTGCACAGTATTTTTCTATTTGTCTTAAATACATCTATTCATCAATATTACATTTTATGTGAGTTTAATGTAAATACCCctgttttatttactttttctAGCTTCATTGAAAATCCCAAAGCAATGCCATGGTCCCAGAACTGTGGCCAGTATGCTAAACCAGAAGGGAAACGAGCAGCAGAAGAGGAAGCAGAACAGTCAACTTGTGATGATGATCCCTCAGACCTTTGTCATTGCACCGCCTGTAGTACAGTCCATCCCACGTCCTGCGGTCCCCTCCACTCCAACTTCCAGACAACAACTCGTTCCTTCCGCACTTACCCAACTCAGACCCTCTACCCCCAGCCGACCTATACCCTCCACACCTGGTCAACCTGTACTCTCTACCCCCAGCCTACCCATACCCTCCACACCTGGTCAACTTATACCCTCGACCCCCAACCAACCTATACTCCCTGCTCCCCTTTCCATCCAATCCTCAACTACAATAGACCGGGTGAATGAGGAGGCTAATGAGAATAATTTAGGGAGAAAACGCAATCGTAAACCTACTGAGAAAGCACAGGCCCTCAAGGATGCTGCGATTGCTAAAAAGTCAGTGGAAGAGTCACCCAAACGCAAGAAAGCCCGTACCAAAGAGAGCCTAGTTGTCCAGCCTTCTAACGTGGTTATGTCCCCTCCACAAACTGCCTGGGTCCTGACGCCCATTGGACTTGTGCCAATCAGTGGCATTGGCATCCAGATGACACCTCAGATTCTACCACGAAATACTCTTGCACCTTCTTGTCCATCTCCTATTATTATCAACCAGCAAGTCCCTCTAACACTAAATGCTGCTGCAACACAAGCCTCTCCCAATATGACCTATGTCTGCCCATCTCCCTCTACCCCTAAAGAACCATCTGCCCTCATGGTATCTCCTGCCTCATCTGTAGCACAGGGAACTGCCTCCCCATCTGtaaactctctctccacctccattaCCATCACAAGCAACACTGCTCTAAGAATGGCCAACCCAGTAAAACGCATGAGAATAACTAACCCAGTCATGCAGGCTGTGGCAACCACTTGTCCTCAGCTCAATGCAGTTTCACCTATTTCCATGAACACGGTCATCTCGGCTCCCATCAGACCGCAGACTGGCCCTCCACAGGCTTTAGTCCTTAACGTCCCTCCAGGCTCCCTTCCAGCCTCATTCCCACAGGGAGCCCTCCGAATCGTGCAGCTTAACCACCCTAAAAGTGTCCCTCCACCCCGCAATCCGGAGCTAATGCAGTTTGATCCCAACCTGATGTTCATGGAGGACCCGGCACAAGTGAGAGAGTGGTTGAGCGGCAAGCGAGGAGTTGCGCTTCCGGATTTGGGTGTCACTCTGCCCTACTTACCCCCTTTTGTCAGCAGTCTTAATACCCTATCGGGTCTCCTGAAATGTAAAAAGACATTGGCAGTTCGTGCAATGCAGCTCCTACCtccagaggagaaagagaaccaGGAAGAACAGCAGCAGGTAGCTGCAGTGCGGAGCTTTGTGGCAGAGCGCTTCAGCCATAACCCAGGCTACCTGCTCCTGAAGGCTCGGTTCTTGTCCTGTTTCACCATGCCTGCTCTTTTGGCTACTATCAATCCGGTGAAAGTCTCCAAGTTTCCCTCCCCGGACCACGGTGAGGTGGAGGAGGAACCTTTCAGGAACTGTCCAGTGGAGCAGACGGATACCGGGTATGAACAGCCAACAACACTCCAGGTGAGTTCAGTCTCAAACCATGTGTTCGTAAACACTGCCATGccgtcctcctcctctcacttgaACCGCTGCGCTTGTGTTATGCTCTTTTCTCAGGCCCCTCTGCTAAGCACAGACGGAAAAGGACCTCCTGCCACCTCCTACTCTGGAATCACCACAAGAAATAAAAGTCGCTACCTCAACACGGACACAGAGTAAATGGAGTCGTTTTGGAGTGACGTGTGGTCTTACGGGTTAACCAGGTTTTGTGTTTGAAAGTTCTTGCCAATTTTGTGATGTTACTGGAATTGATAGAAGATGGCAGTGGA harbors:
- the LOC135514370 gene encoding snRNA-activating protein complex subunit 4-like; the protein is MSSDDLLAQREKVERQILVLERSLGPESNSIELSSDSCSSDDGSDDNASQPEDLGPPGDLEAEREQIQREIEELECTLGPNASNAEILSDEDVQGSETESSKEDSAEELDLPQNTESCLQMNLVYQEVLKEKLEELERLLSDNQHQQKEIMTQLSATGTPQATTSGQPTLKLFLGSFLKPYFRDKVTCLGPPANPEAREKMSKRIGPTDDVKMKRWEGWQKTLLINAVMKDSTKRMIQPKLSKVEYLTQKMVSSENVEKQILRKQITEIEKDIEAISALKEDELMGGRYDDHDWQKISNIDFEGIREAEHIKSFWQNYLHPSINKASWKENEIEMLKKVALKHGHHNWDLIADKLGTNRTAFMCLQTYQRYICTDFRRRKWGGVEDEILRELVEKMRIGNYIPYTQISYFMEGRDSCQLMYRWTQVLDPTLKKGYWSKEEDEMLLSAVAKHGAGKWWKIRQDVPGRNDGQCRDRYVDVLVGNVKKGPFDEKEKAQLKRLVEKYGRKWSKIAAEIPNRIDCQVLHQWRRMTGYKPRQRDNSKRALQRRRKIAAVRSIKSKLMRLDDDEHSSSDEEENVEIEFMDSDDEKKQTFIEPHWSDQESDIIKDYTQPDMEQWIPVLEKEFEGLGKVRSMMVERPSKNTTQEQATTDSQDAARKVIVVRSTILDRFGKPAATVIGQNPPILAKKDYNSDLAMLKVCYGEVRNLIAWKKTNARKHKNSGPISGDQGTAHKSSRQKESSANSETCVTLNYSLQLAVTPWVGNVLMPPPPSSNKRREADMVRERAESIGLTNSPVFLFFLQVLRLDAEGCKQIIKMRNNQAVHLGNISWEAKQASLKIPKQCHGPRTVASMLNQKGNEQQKRKQNSQLVMMIPQTFVIAPPVVQSIPRPAVPSTPTSRQQLVPSALTQLRPSTPSRPIPSTPGQPVLSTPSLPIPSTPGQLIPSTPNQPILPAPLSIQSSTTIDRVNEEANENNLGRKRNRKPTEKAQALKDAAIAKKSVEESPKRKKARTKESLVVQPSNVVMSPPQTAWVLTPIGLVPISGIGIQMTPQILPRNTLAPSCPSPIIINQQVPLTLNAAATQASPNMTYVCPSPSTPKEPSALMVSPASSVAQGTASPSVNSLSTSITITSNTALRMANPVKRMRITNPVMQAVATTCPQLNAVSPISMNTVISAPIRPQTGPPQALVLNVPPGSLPASFPQGALRIVQLNHPKSVPPPRNPELMQFDPNLMFMEDPAQVREWLSGKRGVALPDLGVTLPYLPPFVSSLNTLSGLLKCKKTLAVRAMQLLPPEEKENQEEQQQVAAVRSFVAERFSHNPGYLLLKARFLSCFTMPALLATINPVKVSKFPSPDHGEVEEEPFRNCPVEQTDTGYEQPTTLQAPLLSTDGKGPPATSYSGITTRNKSRYLNTDTE